The Primulina tabacum isolate GXHZ01 chromosome 10, ASM2559414v2, whole genome shotgun sequence region tatcaaaccaaatgatttaataaaatatataatttcttgttcacaaactgacataaacatcgtcagaataatttaaatgtttcaaatgtttgaaatataattttcaacatgtcaaaataactagtgaacaaaagtaatcgaaacatcatcaaatagctcctaagacccgagaatcccactctaactcgtatctcctcgcctggaactggactctggcatcccaagcctcgcctcacctaccgtcaagcacatgaaaacaagaggtagccgacgtgccggtgagtataaacccagtatgatacaatcaataacatatgagaatttaattttcaaaatagttcatataaatccataaagatgcaatataatgcaatgcatgatcagaagctgtgggttatcaataaatttcaagatcaagtgaatcatctggtcatagggtacccaaggaaaaagaatcccccagcaacatccaccgactcatccgctcgaggtggggtgctgtgttctacaatcccaggactatggtgcgcctatagagagtgttcaggccatagcagcgacctccgcatacactatgccaactcaactatagccccatataTAAGTTAAAAATGCGTTTTGGACAGAATACGGCGCGCCCCTGCGCCAGATCCCGCCCGATGGCGCGCCCATTGCTGAAATTTTGGTGTTTGGGCAGTATGGTGCGCGCCCCTGCGCCAAAACACGCGCCATGGCGCCCAGCACTTGtacaaaaaacgtgttttgaggtttgaatggtatatattagattggggaatgatttttgtatcatttcttctcatcctcatttctctcTATCGGTTTAGAGCTATGGTTCCTCATTTCttcttcaatccaatttcttccaagacattaatctttgattgaagccttaatctttgcttggagattagaagttcttctcctcaagagtttagaagcaatgtaagaaagcttatttccttgggttagtgattgaagggaaaacaatgggttgtttggtttgagtgttgaggtaaagttgttaatataatgattgatggtattgtatgtattgatattttggaaaagaaatggaattgtagaggagctaactctttagcacgcacgtcacgtgtttgacaaaatgattcaatgaatgtttttatgtcatattacggttaagaaatgatatggattccttctttacacaattgttgggatttgagttttcttgaatatccaaattgcgtatcttgattcgaagcattattgaattaattatgaattttgtacagaaattgctctgttttgataaatgatccgagttattgagttatagtagaattcagaggttcaagacttctcacctacacatttcgatttcttttggtaatatttgaaaggtatgttacggtcggtaacatacgaggtaaaagtatcatttttattttaaattgaaaattctatgcattgatgaaatacttgtgatttttgatgattgatcttttgagatgagcttattatgatattgacttgatgagattgaaatgcatcattgcattgcatattgagccacttttcgattcagatttaatatggcggaggtcgccttgatatattgatttgttggacgtatagggctatagttgagttggcatagtgtatgcggaggtcgctgctatggcctgaacactctctataagcgcaccatagtcctgggattgtagaacacagcaccccacctcgagcggatgagtcggtggatgttgctgggggattctctttccttgggtaccctatgaccagatgattcacttgatcttgaaatttattgataggccacagcttctgatcatgcattgcattatattgcatctttatggatttatatgaactattttgaaaattaaattctcatatgttattgattgtatcatactggttttatactcaccggcacgtcggctacctcttgttttcatgtgcttgacggtagctGAGGCGAGGCTTGagatgccagagtccagttcCAGGTGAGGAGATACGatttagagtgggattctcgggtcttaggagctatttgatgatgtttggattacttttgttcactagttattttgacatgttgaaaattatatttcgaacatttgagacatttaaattattctgacgatgtttatgtcagtttgtgaacaagaaattatatattttattaaatcgtttggtttgatacatttaaaatttattagtattagatatcggacccggggccccacatacccaccagggtctgatcCATGGCTCATGTTGGTCCTTGCATTGCTGTCCCGACCCTTGCACGCGATCTCCCCCAAAATCGAGCCATCCTATGAACATCACTCTCGATCTACACCATGCTTCAACCAATACCGACTCCAGCCCTATTTCCTCTATGCCATGACATGTTTCGGCCCTCCTTTAGCACATCAGCCAACAACCCTTGCACATCAACATAAGAAACATGAGTGATCATCACACAAAAAACAATAATTCGTGAAAAAAACTTCACCGATGAAAAGATATGCATAGATCGAAAGTTTTACatgattttaaacaaaatttacaCATATCAACAGCGTGTATGATGCTCAAGGGAAGAACACGCGTGCCTTGATGTAATATACGCAAAAACGTCGGAGAAACAAGCGTCGGGGAAACGCTGGAGGGattttcttgcaagaaaaatGCTTGGCAGATGGGTTGCTTGGGGTTTTCTGCTGAAGGCCGAGAGAAAGGAGCTGAGTGGAGGGGGTGGACGACTGATTagtttaggtttaggtttatgAATAGGTTAGTGATATATAAATAGAATGTTACatgctaatgggccctaattatcatttaaaaagtttaaaagaattttgagcCCACTAAGTTTAAAAATAGGCCCATCCATTTAATTCACACTCCCGaaaattatttcgtttaggtacgtttttgaaaatattgctcgaGCCCTCAAAATGTCCTTCGTTTTGATAAAATTTCGTACCGATTAAAATTATGGTCCAGCGGGTAAAAATACCAAACAAAGcacatttcttaaaaaatacatttaaaacatcttatattaattaataaaaattaatcatgtaataaaaataattttcctgataattcatcggtctccgtttctcgttcgagcgtgaaatgcctCTAGAAACcgtaatgcatgaacttttaaaatatcatgaaataaatcatatcatgcaataattatgcataaaatgcgtTAAAATagttaaacacataatttaaataaaaccctagattgcatgcatttaggttacgtgaattaaattcctagaCCTTACATATCTTCACTTCTCAACTGACATCCAACAATCACAATGTTAAATCTACAGTCACTAAACATAAAGCAGAGTCAGATTTAACCATTCTGATACCACTTTTAAGATTGGTTAATAATGGTAAAGTGTTTAGAgtgagggttgaataaacacttcagTTTTTGTAATCTTTTCGGATTTAAATTAGTTCTTTGAGGAACTGATTCTGAAATCTTGTTTGTCTATATCGATCAATTAACTAATAATAGTTGTACGGAAACAAACTGAAGGATAGATTGAATATTTTGGCTATGATATCGTGATAGCAGGGTGAATAAAATAAAGAACACAAAGAGTTTTATGGATATTCAgatacttcaactgctcctatatCACCATTTCTATCTCAAGTAtaggaattcaataaaaaaaactttgaaTGATTATAAAGAACTATAATAATCCACTTCAGTTGGACTTAAATAATGTCAAAATGAAACTATTAGCTTTTCTTCTCACTTATCAGTTGATAACAAAATAGCTCTAATGAGTAGCCTGAATGCTAGGAATAAATCAATGAGGACAGAGCTAAATCTTACGATTTGTATCAAAAAGTTTATAATACACTATTATAAATAACATAAGTTTTTGTACGGCAAAATTTTACCACAACAAAAACTCTATCTCCCTTTTCACCTTACAAGAAACAAATCGGCCCCTCCTATTTTGGAAAGGCATGGCCGAGACTCCACCTTCCACTATGCGATGCGACCTCACTACACCGCACCATCACTGGAGTAGTTCAATTCCAACGATCCAATCTTCACGCAAATTCCTCCTAGTTTTCTAGTGAAATCTAGGATAGGAACATGGTCTATGATCGTGGATCTGATtagaatatttaaaaaaaatcgtatGGATTTATAAAAAGAGTTATCATCTCCAAAACATCGGGATAGTTGGAGTTGATGTTAAATATGCAAAGTAAATCAAATCTAAACGTCTAATGAATGATTTTAAATCATACGAAGCCCAAAAATGTTTTAAAcgtcaaaatttttttaaaaaaactttcaTCGAGTCTTGGGTGCAAGAAAATAGTACTCAAACAGTTTTATCACTCTTATCATTTCTATTGAGAGCTTTAATTAGAAGAATGAACAATTGTAACtgataatttatttttgaatagaTATGAGAAGTTGTAAAATCAGACCAAGTTAAAGTGCATTTGTACAAAAACTATATGAATCAATGTATTGTAGTGGAATACCTTTATGCCATAAGAAGAAACAAGACGTGAAATTATTTcattcgaacttccataaacaaatctTACTACTTTACGTTAGTACATTAATCAATTGTTTATCTATCTTTCTTGTTAACTTACATATCTACCATGCTATTAGCCGAATTCAACATATTCTTTCTGTACTtaagaattattatttttttctatacTCACCTAATGGAGAATTAGATTTTAGTTGTTAACTATTTGAATtacttttgttttaaaaaaatattaaatatttatagatatttattcattttttccTAAAACCTTGCCAATCAtaacaattaaataagttaatatattaatataaaataaataatatcttTGCCCGTCAActtttttacataaaatttaGTCCTCCTAGGCACAATCTCGGTTTAGAGATGTCAATGTGGTGGGTACGAGACTAGTTTTGCTAGACACGAGACCAGCctcatgtaaaaaaaatttgacccatTAATCCGACAAGGTTCACACCGAAAAAAATCAAGTTAATATTTAAGGTTGTCGGGTTTGGGTCAGATCAGATTGGACCAGATAGCTGACCCGAAAAAAATTAAGGGGATTGGGTTACGGTTGACTCGAGTTGaaccgaaaattttaaatttttttaaaatataattaataaatattacctacaattttatatcttgtacgtctgaaaaaatatttattgtatatttatgtcacaaattttcataatttaatatttatttcaacattttttattttttaaacaattatttattttatttagtaatcatatatatttttttataattagactttcaaatttaaattatatatacgaggaatattttgttattatgtgtttaaattaaaatattattatcatttttttgaattttatttaattttctttttaaaaaaacttaaaattaggTTAATCAAGTTGATTAGGTTGATCGGGTTGATTCGTGTTCGAGTTGAGTGTTTTCTGGTTGGATCAGGTTCATGTTAGGTTTGGGTTGAGCAATTTTTAAATAGTACTATTGATCGACCCAACCCATCCCACCCGAATTGACACCCTTATATTTAAATTTGCTTCAAAACAAGTTTGAAGTTCGACATCCCGCACGGTGGACATGAGCAACAAAAACTCAGTCAATTTTAGGTTTTCAATGTTAGAGAGCGGTGAAATCAGGTCAAAGGCGGCAGGTCTGTCGACAGACAAATTTTGATAAACACTTCAATATTGGTACCAAAACTTAGTTTACGTCGTGTGCTTTCAGAAAATATTGTcacttttaattttttgaagtGAAAAAATGGTGTGAGATTCGAAAATGGCTCGAGAAATGAGATGCATGACATCATGAAAtgatatctttttttttttaaattatatatattatatatatatatgtattaattaattatatatgagACGGACGATAGGTCTTACAAAGACGCACAGGTTTGAAATATTGGACCCAACACCTTCTCTCAGACTCATTTAGTGTGCCAAACCCGTTCCACCTCGGAAGGGTTCATTGTTGTATGTATGTCTCAGTAATTGAAAGTTAAAACTAATGTAACAACTATAAACCCAATCAATGTTAGGTGAAACATTTTTTAAACCAATGAATCTTTTCAGaagattattaaattcaaaaaattcacaaaaagtGATCGATCTATCGCACATCGTCAGAGTTCTATTTGTCATTTTCTGATGAGAACAATCCAATAATCTACTCGCAGCATCTTCATCCCCACCATAAAATATCCACTTTCACTCAGTAAATCTCGCCAGCTTCCGCCACAAACCCGCGATGCCCGGTCTCATAATCACCCTTGCATCAAACCCCATATTACCCCTCCTCGCCGCCGCCATACCCATCCTCTACTGGGCACTAAACCACCGCAAGAAAACCAAGATCACTCTCTACGTGCACGACTACCTAACCGGAGACGACTACTCCGCCGTGACAGTGGCGGGACGAAACGGTCACGCCACCAGCATCTTGGAGTTCGGAACCCTTCTGGCGGTGGATGATCTGGTTACGGAAGGACCCGATACCGAGTCGAAAGAGATTGGGAGGGCTCAGGGGATGTATATAAACTCTCAGCTTGATGGGAAAGCGTTGCACTTGATGTTTTCCATTATATTTACCGAGGGCGAATACAAAGGGAGCAGCCTGGAGATTCAGGGGTCTGATATCTTCGCCGTGAAAGAGAGGGAGTTTTCTGTGGTTTCGGGAACAGGTTACTTTAGGTTTGTCCAGGGTTATGGGATTTTGACGACGGAGATGATGGATATAAAGAATCTAAGAGCTGTTCTTAAGCTGGATATCACTGTTAAACACTTTTGAAATCTTTATTTttgctataatatttttttatgctgGGTTATGATTTTGTGAATCGAAATTTCAGTCTACATATCCAACTTTTTTTTATGGAGGAGGTGATTTATTGACGTTTTCGGTTCGAAATAAACCTAGTAAGCGTACTAGATCAAGTTATGATAAATAGATGATGACTCTAAGTAACGATCTCATAtagactaatatttaattactagaatttttatctcttaattTATGgttgacaaaataaataaaaaaatgatatgcGAATTATAAATCTaaactattaaataaaataattgcaacTAAAAACGACGAATTCAACGATCAATGAAGGATTCAACTTCAAATTAATAACTAAGACACACAACAACTATGTTAACATgtgttaaaattcaataaattatttaattcttgacaacCATATGAAATCCCCAAATTATTTATCAAACGTTTCCTCGAGttaataaacatatttaaatctaacagtccattTATTTCTAATTGGATTTAATTAGATataaatgcattaaatcttcgtagaatttcagttttcacctaa contains the following coding sequences:
- the LOC142505698 gene encoding dirigent protein 11-like is translated as MPGLIITLASNPILPLLAAAIPILYWALNHRKKTKITLYVHDYLTGDDYSAVTVAGRNGHATSILEFGTLLAVDDLVTEGPDTESKEIGRAQGMYINSQLDGKALHLMFSIIFTEGEYKGSSLEIQGSDIFAVKEREFSVVSGTGYFRFVQGYGILTTEMMDIKNLRAVLKLDITVKHF